A region from the Arachis ipaensis cultivar K30076 chromosome B01, Araip1.1, whole genome shotgun sequence genome encodes:
- the LOC107608745 gene encoding E3 ubiquitin-protein ligase ORTHRUS 3-like, with amino-acid sequence MKCPSCSIDIAEFLQNPEVNRHMMSAIETLLREAEIEESSEVSNDKNNENIETVNDDDGTEVSKHCDSGENVLEEIKDNDLNQPHKRRKGTGDSAIVNSEEQIDVAID; translated from the exons atgaaatgcCCTTCATGTTCAATTGACATAGCTGAATTTCTTCAGAACCCAGAG GTTAACAGACACATGATGAGCGCGATAGAAACCCTCCTCCGCGAGGCTGAGATAGAAGAGAGTTCTGAAGTGTCCAAtgacaaaaataatgaaaatatagaGACTGTGAATGATGATGATGGGACAGAAGTTTCAAAGCATTGTGATTCAGGTGAGAATGTCCTAGAGGAGATCAAGGACAATGATTTGAATCAGCCACACAAGCGCAGAAAGGGTACTGGTGATTCAGCTATTGTGAACAGTGAGGAGCAAATCGATGTGGCAATAGATTAG